A stretch of Scheffersomyces stipitis CBS 6054 chromosome 2, complete sequence DNA encodes these proteins:
- a CDS encoding predicted protein — protein MSEPSLNFHIQSHSTQFRIPTELIKKNFKTIQKLVEKQKKQMTDDVAKIKKNPNIPTAMKLAMVRKSIKSFEGFQKKLQASIAKDEELRSRLIARIEHLALISEYCITQDKTKTQVEKPSQPQSQNEDTEEKEHSTKDDNDKYLDLHNPNLITWYRDQTNLLIIDYLIKSNTRTDHNIGLLLLKSLSESNPKYMKLIDYDLFESFNKVYVSIMEDHDLTLVIAWFNENRNFLKKANSNLEFEINYCRFLSLIEKGDVNEAIKFSSINLSPYGNVSNYQDTDRANHEHNLNRLKEIGGLLVYMAINEEKRTRNDKIAFSSNLLINSPRFHEYEKLLSDERWDSLSMCFVENFTKLYGISKNYPIFIYLSAGLASLKTKSCYHNTENTIFRENQEINVTDESIYKKDLTVLTDKKYRGSNQYYKLLNKINNCPVCSPELYKLSRNLPYAQLITSIFNNPFKLPNGNIYPFDKLLNPSEKYLSEKNTLLRMGKIKDPLTREIFLIDTCIRVYPA, from the coding sequence ATGAGTGAACCCTCTCTCAACTTCCATATCCAATCGCATCTGACACAGTTCCGGATCCCTACCGAGctaatcaagaagaacttcaagacaATCCAGAAACTTGtagagaaacagaaaaagCAGATGACCGACGATGTTGCCAAAATTAAGAAAAATCCAAATATCCCCACAGCCATGAAGTTGGCCATGGTTCGTAAGAGTATCAAGAGCTTTGAGggattccagaagaagttgcaagCTTCTATTGCCAAGGACGAAGAATTGCGCTCCAGGCTTATTGCCAGGATAGAGCATTTGGCACTCATCAGCGAATACTGCATCACTCAGGATAAAACCAAGACTCAAGTGGAAAAGCCATCACAGCCACAGAGCCAGAATGAAGatacagaagagaaagaacacTCCACAAAAGACGACAACGACAAGTACTTGGATTTGCATAACCCGAATCTCATCACATGGTATCGAGACCAGACGAACTTGCTCATTATCGACTATCTTATCAAGTCCAATACGAGAACAGATCACAATATAGGCTTGCTACTCTTGAAGAGTCTCTCTGAATCAAACCCAAAGTACATGAAGTTGATCGACTACGACTTGTTTGAGAGCTTCAACAAAGTTTATGTTTCCATCATGGAAGACCACGATCTCACATTAGTGATAGCGTGGTTCAACGAAAACAGAaactttttgaagaaagcaaacTCCAATCTCGAGTTTGAAATAAACTATTGTAGGTTCCTTTCTCTTATAGAAAAAGGAGATGTAAATGAAGCTATCAAGTTCTCCAGTATTAATCTCTCACCATATGGAAATGTTAGTAATTATCAAGATACCGATCGAGCCAATCACGAACACAACTTGAATCGCCTAAAGGAAATAGGTGGCTTGTTGGTGTATATGGCGATAAacgaagagaagagaaCCAGAAATGACAAGATAGCTTTCTCCAGCAATTTGCTCATAAACTCTCCTCGGTTCCATGAATACGAGAAGCTTCTTTCTGACGAAAGATGGGACAGTTTGTCGATGTGTTTTGTAGAGAACTTCACGAAATTGTATGGTATTTCCAAGAACTATCctatcttcatctacttGTCTGCTGGTCTAGCAAGTTTGAAGACAAAGTCATGTTATCACAATACGGAAAACACCATCTTCAGGGAAAACCAGGAAATAAATGTCACCGATGAAAGCATATACAAGAAGGACCTAACAGTATTAACCGACAAGAAATACAGAGGTTCCAATCAGTACTACAAactcttgaacaagatcaataACTGCCCGGTGTGTTCACCTgagttgtacaagttgAGTAGAAACTTGCCGTACGCTCAGTTGATCACCAGTATTTTCAATAATCCTTTCAAACTACCTAATGGTAATATCTATCCATTTGACAAGTTGCTCAACCCGTCCGAGAAGTATTTGTCAGAAAAGAATACTTTGTTGCGTATGGGCAAAATCAAGGATCCTTTAACCAGAGAGATTTTCTTGATAGACACTTGCATAAGAGTGTATCCAGCCTAG
- a CDS encoding ubiquitin-specific protease (go_funtion cysteine-type endopeptidase activity; ubiquitin thiolesterase activity~go_process ubiquitin-dependent protein catabolism): MSSNYKFANRSRFTTRKSKSHRFAIKNGGEIGGLSNDGNTCFMNSVLQSLASSRELLKFIDSYLFSETALQTPQGNVISMKSNSPRPELIFTNALKTLLDNLNGKYGARGKEFSTKALLNKMPNGPKQNFFSGYNQEDAQEFYQLVMSLLEREYKKVSQSRLPTPEPEEKAGNQEKQVRFLDIENVPNVVFGCEKLGKLGKVYVPANQVDPNLVDCDHKVFPLELITPVDGISAERIGCLSCGEVGGIRYSVNSGLSLNLPNNSSYYSSFDLLSLMNDWITPEIIEDVNCNRCGLNQTKEFLLETLQDLQAKPNGDKLREQFQIRLDAIDSELLKPHITDEVFEKLTIKKHIRKSRKSKQILLSRPPPLLSIHINRSVFDPRTYMIVKNSSSVTFPSKLNLAPYIAEPRDINMDARLPFRKQEERTVLQQEQTKNSETLPSTPSDSSLSSTPEETKSDSTTSTDIDNLEPLPVDPKLLYNLKAVISHYGTHNYGHYICYRQLRGTWWRISDESVYVVTEEEVLNAQGTFMIFYEFDDGHKEFLQDVSDSEEEEEEEED, translated from the coding sequence ATGAGCTCGAATTACAAATTTGCTAACCGATCTCGGTTCACAACCAGGAAGTCCAAGTCCCACCGTTTCGCAATCAAAAATGGTGGCGAGATTGGCGGCCTCAGTAACGACGGTAACACTTGTTTTATGAACTCGGTGCTTCAGTCGTTGGCATCATCCCGTGAGTTGCTTAAGTTTATCGACTCCTACCTTTTCTCGGAAACAGCACTTCAGACTCCACAAGGAAACGTGATCTCCATGAAATCCAACTCTCCTAGACCAGAATTAATCTTCACCAATGCATTAAAAACGTTGTTGGATAATCTCAATGGTAAATATGGAGCTCGTGGCAAGGAGTTCAGTACGAAAGCtctcttgaacaagatgcCCAATGGCCCCAAACAGAACTTTTTCTCAGGCTACAATCAGGAAGACGCCCAAGAGTTCTACCAGCTCGTAATGAGTTTGTTGGAACGGGAATACAAGAAAGTTTCCCAATCCAGATTACCCACcccagaaccagaagaaaaggcCGGAAATCAGGAGAAGCAAGTGAGATTCCTCGATATCGAAAATGTGCCGAACGTCGTCTTcggctgcgaaaaattaGGAAAATTGGGTAAAGTGTACGTTCCAGCCAACCAGGTTGACCCCAACTTGGTAGACTGTGATCACAAGGTGTTCCCACTTGAGTTGATTACTCCTGTAGATGGAATCTCAGCCGAAAGAATCGGTTGTTTGTCCTGCGGAGAAGTAGGTGGCATCCGTTATTCTGTCAATTCAGGCTTGAGTTTGAATTTGCCAAACAATTCTTCCTACTACTCCAGCTTTGACTTGCTTCTGTTAATGAACGACTGGATCACACCAGAaatcattgaagatgtcaactGTAACAGATGTGGTTTGAATCAAACCAAAGAATTCCTTTTAGAGACTTTGCAGGACCTTCAAGCAAAGCCAAACGGAGACAAGTTGAGGgaacaatttcaaattcgtCTCGATGCTATCGATTCggaattgttgaaaccTCATATCACAGACGAAGTGTTCGAAAAGCTCACCATAAAAAAGCATATTagaaaaagtagaaaatCCAAACAGATACTCTTGAGTAGACCGCCTCCGTTGTTGTCCATCCATATAAATAGATCGGTATTTGACCCTAGAACATACATGATAGTCAAGAACTCCAGCAGTGTGACTTTCCCGTCAAAGTTAAACTTGGCTCCATACATTGCCGAACCAAGGGATATTAACATGGACGCTAGATTGCCTTTCAGAAAACAGGAAGAGAGAACAGTTTTGCAGCAGGAACAGACTAAAAATTCAGAAAcacttccttcaactccGTCAGACTCGTCGTTGTCTTCCACTCCTGAAGAAACGAAGTCAGACTCTACTACTAGCACCGATATAGACAACTTGGAACCACTTCCAGTAGATcccaagttgttgtacaacttgaaggCAGTAATCTCCCACTATGGTACTCACAACTACGGCCACTACATTTGCTACCGTCAGTTGAGGGGTACATGGTGGAGAATTAGTGACGAATCTGTATATGTTGtcactgaagaagaagtattgAACGCTCAGGGTACATTTATGATCTTCTACGAGTTCGATGATGGGCATAAGGAATTTTTGCAAGATGTTTCTgatagtgaagaagaggaggaggaagaggaagat
- a CDS encoding polyadenylated RNA-binding protein, producing the protein QHDVAAEAPAAPAESESEPSAPAAVSVAEQPETEQASIENPTEQKTIAEQNQVQVQAPNAEPAPAPASALEGGREVSKKILYVGGLHKSVTDDMLKDLFSVAGGIKSVKILNDKNKPGFNYAFIEFDTNQAADMALHTLNGRIINNSEIKINWAFQSSTINTAAHPDEPTFNIFVGDLSPEVDDETLTRAFSKFQTLKQAHVMWDMQTSRSRGYGFVTFGTQADAELALQTMNGEWINGRAIRCNWASHKQMNGNNGGNYRNNRHLHHHNNNNNNNSNRGQFRPFNTNGIPQQQMGNANGGLSNGQFQPQGGIPQNLQPNAPGGANGSGASGQANIPVMSPQSYDIVLRQTPSWQTTVYLGNIAHFTQQNELIPLLQNFGFIVDFKFHPERGCAFVKYDSHERAALAIVQLAGFTVNGRPLKCGWGKDRPPMGQFQNFGRGVPPPPMYGQGRP; encoded by the exons CAGCACGACGTTGCTGCTGAAGCTCCCGCTGCTCCTGCCGAATCGGAATCCGAACCTTCTGCTCCTGCCGCCGTTTCTGTTGCTGAGCAACCAGAAACTGAACAGGCTTCCATTGAAAACCCAACTGAGCAGAAGACCATTGCTGAGCAAAACCAGGTTCAAGTCCAAGCTCCCAATGCTGAACCTGCGCCAGCCCCAGCCAGTGCTCTCGAAGGAGGACGTGAGGtgtccaagaagatcttgtatGTTGGAGGCTTGCACAAGTCTGTTACTGACGACATGTTGAAGGACTTGTTCTCTGTAGCAGGCGGTATCAAGTCGgtgaagatcttgaatgATAAGAATAAGCCTGGATTCAACTATGCCTTCATTGAATTTGACACTAATCAGGCTGCTGATATGGCTTTGCATACATTGAATGGCCGtatcatcaacaattctgAGATCAAGATAAATTGGGCTTTCCAATCTTCGACGATCAACACGGCTGCTCACCCTGACGAACCTACTTTTAACATTTTTGTCGGAGATTTATCGCCGGAAGTTGACGACGAAACGTTGACAAGGgccttttccaagttccaGACGTTGAAGCAGGCCCATGTTATGTGGGACATGCAAACGTCAAGATCCCGTGGCTATGGGTTTGTAACTTTTGGAACGCAGGCCGATGCCGAGTTAGCCTTACAGACCATGAACGGTGAGTGGATTAACGGTAGAGCCATCAGATGTAACTGGGCTTCTCACAAGCAGATGAACGGTAACAACGGAGGCAACTACCGTAACAACCGTCATCTCCATCACcacaataataacaataataacaatagTAACCGTGGCCAGTTTAGACCATTCAACACCAACGGCATACCTCAACAGCAGATGGGCAATGCCAACGGAGGTTTGAGCAACGGCCAGTTCCAGCCGCAGGGAGGTATTCCACAAAACTTACAGCCTAATGCTCCTGGCGGAG CTAACGGTAGCGGCG CTTCTGGTCAAGCCAATATCCCCGTAATGTCTCCCCAATCGTACGACATTGTTTTGAGACAGACTCCCTCTTGGCAAACCACAGTGTATTTGGGTAATATCGCCCATTTCACCCAGCAGAACGAGTTGATTCCATTATTACAAAACTTTGGCTTcattgtagatttcaagTTCCATCCGGAAAGAGGTTGCGCCTTTGTTAAGTACGACTCGCATGAACGTGCCGCTTTGGCCATTGTGCAATTGGCTGGTTTCACCGTCAATGGCAGACCGTTGAAGTGTGGCTGGGGGAAGGATAGACCTCCTATGGGCCAGTTCCAGAACTTCGGCCGCGGCGTACCTCCTCCTCCAATGTATGGTCAGGGAAGACCATAA
- the CRZ1 gene encoding zf-C2H2 Zinc finger, C2H2 type (calcineurin responsive zinc-finger~go_component nucleus~go_funtion nucleic acid binding; zinc ion binding) — MTSNNPRPSVKMDDDELYSDILNLSPTSNLDFDMGSGNFRDMRDNGNNNIQNNHNNNRNNSTNSNIHSVSVSSDNTKNTSNNINTNNINSITGRTTLSNPSYTSNAASLFALKEGAPIPGFGLDDSAALDLSYTYDSFSFNSRNENINIYLNDQQQLLQQPGNNSHNLSLYQEKDKSSNINTNNIANSNNNPNSRNSSTNITTPGSNGDFLSPTGNLKYQHNGNISSQNSNTISHNSQQERSGSGLLNPNSPSAFSSHSLYSENSSQPASPYLDAMSQLSNVNVNGLQPPAVERAYSDVGKSNTPQLLNQGSTQYIDADSAHMLNTFDTEIALGGSISSTNLAGLDSPQYAQINAGFQQQSFGGFSMSNQPLSVDFNSHSLMATPPPMQQNSSGANLQTQQQQSQVMQQQYDTISTTATNNSNTANQFNLLTENNLSSYNQLQDVTSTQMRDDYVSEDIVISIQQAPEPVAAKTPSLFSNSSANSSINNSPRVGNTNTGVPLSRSASGGGIYSSTNSLIPNSQLLSSQDHDNGVSLLKPDEYQAMKRGRRKSHSSKSSTSKSRSRSRSVSRTRSGGEEDYDEDEYDDEDDDEKDSRLVISSREKMLELASPNQSSKRTQKHPSVYACHLCDKRFTRPYNLKSHLRTHTDERPFICNVCGKAFARQHDRKRHEDLHTGEKKFQCKGFLKSGKPYGCGRKFARADALRRHFQTEAGKECIRLLIEEEERERLKNGDTSTVHDSIDSIIASSTGEPRAEYMGSYGPGSISTEHSIPSVAISPPE; from the coding sequence ATGACGTCCAACAACCCCCGCCCGAGTGTCAAGATGGACGACGACGAGCTATACAGCGACATTTTGAACCTATCTCCAACGTCTAACCTCGATTTCGACATGGGCTCTGGAAATTTCAGAGACATGAGAGACAATggaaacaacaatatccaGAATaaccacaacaacaatcGGAACAACAGCACCAATAGCAACATCCACAGTGTCAGTGTCAGCTCTGACAACACCAAAAacaccagcaacaacatcaatacaaacaacatcaacagtaTCACCGGTAGAACAACTCTCAGCAATCCAAGCTATACCTCCAATGCTGCGAGCCTTTTTGCTCTCAAAGAAGGAGCTCCCATTCCCGGTTTTGGGCTAGACGACTCGGCAGCCCTCGACTTGAGCTACACCTACGATAGCTTCTCGTTCAACAGCAGAAAtgaaaacatcaacatcTACTTAAATGACCAGCAACAGCTTCTCCAACAACCGGGAAACAACTCACACAATCTTTCGCTATACCAAGAAAAGGACAAAAGCTCCAACATCAATACAAACAACATCGCAAATAGCAATAACAACCCCAATAGTAGAAACAGCAGTACCAATATCACCACGCCTGGTTCGAACGGAGACTTTCTTTCACCAACGGGAAATCTCAAGTACCAGCACAATGGCAATATAAGTTCACAAAACAGTAACACTATCAGCCACAATCTGCAGCAGGAACGTAGCGGATCAGGTTTACTTAATCCGAATTCACCGAGTGCTTTTTCTTCACACTCGCTCTATTCCGAAAACTCGAGCCAGCCAGCCAGTCCATATTTGGATGCGATGTCTCAACTAAGCAACGTAAACGTAAACGGTCTACAACCTCCAGCCGTAGAAAGAGCTTATTCTGATGTAGGAAAATCCAACACTCCTCAGTTACTCAATCAGGGTTCTACACAATATATTGATGCTGACTCTGCCCACATGTTGAATACGTTCGATACTGAAATCGCCTTGGGAGGCTCAATTTCCAGCACAAACTTGGCTGGTTTGGATAGCCCACAATACGCCCAGATCAATGCTGGATTTCAGCAGCAAAGCTTCGGTGGGTTTTCTATGAGTAACCAGCCACTTTCTGTAGATTTCAACTCTCATAGTTTGATGGCTACACCTCCTCCAATGCAACAGAATTCTTCTGGTGCCAATCTTCAAActcagcaacaacaatcACAAGTGATGCAGCAGCAATACGATACAATTAGCACCACTGCCACCAATAACTCCAATACGGCTAACCAGTTCAATTTACTTACAGAAAACAATCTAAGTAGCTACAACCAGCTTCAGGATGTAACTTCTACGCAAATGAGAGACGATTATGTCTCCGAGGATATCGTGATATCAATCCAGCAGGCGCCAGAGCCGGTAGCTGCAAAAACGCCGTCTTTGTTCAGTAACTCCTCAGCCAATTCAtccatcaacaattcacCAAGAGTGGGAAACACCAATACTGGAGTACCGTTATCGCGCTCCGCCAGTGGAGGAGGAATTTATTCCTCTACTAATAGCTTGATACCCAATTCACAATTGTTGTCATCTCAAGACCATGATAACGGTGtttcgttgttgaagccaGACGAGTACCAAGCAATGAagagaggaagaagaaagagtcATTCAAGcaagtcttcaacttctaAGTCCAGATCACGTTCTCGTTCAGTTTCCAGAACTAGAAGTGGAGGTGAGGAAGActatgatgaagacgaatacgatgatgaagatgatgatgaaaaggATTCCAGGTTAGTaatatcttcaagagaAAAAATGTTGGAGCTAGCCTCACCGAATCAATCATCCAAAAGAACTCAAAAACATCCCAGCGTGTATGCTTGTCATTTGTGTGACAAACGATTCACCAGGCCATACAACTTGAAATCGCATTTGAGGACACATACAGATGAAAGACCGTTTATATGTAATGTCTGTGGTAAGGCTTTTGCCAGACAACATGACAGAAAGAGACACGAAGACTTACATACAGGTGAAAAGAAGTTCCAATGTAAAGGGTTTTTGAAGAGCGGAAAGCCTTATGGATGTGGCCGGAAGTTTGCTCGTGCTGATGCGTTGAGACGCCATTTCCAGACAGAGGCAGGCAAGGAATGTATAAGACTATTGATAGAAGAGGAGGAACGGGAGCGGTTGAAGAACGGAGACACATCCACAGTGCACGACTCCATCGACAGTATTATAGCGTCGTCGACGGGAGAGCCAAGGGCCGAATATATGGGCTCGTATGGGCCCGGATCCATCTCCACGGAGCATTCCATTCCTCTGGTGGCAATATCACCGCCAGAATAG
- the SAM52 gene encoding Predicted cell surface protein homologous to bacterial outer membrane proteins (Predicted cell surface protein homologous to bacterial outer membrane proteins SAM50-like protein): MSLDHDDMLDRLASSPTGGHQDLSKSEKELQSLMQEKQELMMKQSKDFMEELFKQNSTQPIKVKNVQITNGHSFRDNFLQAQFSPLLNSKQPVSLQEFLKQLSVVENLMVGIHPVVGTITTQSIFGRRTVPDNGACISVVPIFNTLPVKKFYAKTGTNIGNGEGDGYIQFQLKNIFGGAENISFDAVTGTKTSSSYLLNYNQPVFNNADYISENSFSTNTRKWDWIQSNVKTFGFSNKIYTQFDGPVNHEFTVENYWKVLENLNSKSIDVYTQSGSHFKNSLIYNVSYDTRNNKHLPTQGKFLRFGVEYNGLFKFTTSPFIKSVFESQFVYAFPKNWYTSVILTGKSGFLFPLNKTTSVLDRFYIGGPNDVRSFTLNGLGPKDYNSSIGGDMFINGGLSFISKIPRVSSESNFKLHNFVNFGKLVPMDKSAGFVRNFKSVVGDFSLSYGFGILYNHPMARFELNFVLPLVVHDRDYVRKGLQYGIGVSFL; encoded by the exons ATGTCACTAGATCATGACGACATGCTTGATCGCCTCGCATCGAGTCCGACGGGAGGACATCAGGACCTCTCTAAGCTGGAGAAGGAATTGCAATCACTAATGcaagagaaacaagaactcATGATGAAACAAAGCAAAGACTTTATGGAAGAACTTTTTAAGCAGAACAGCACCCAGCCAATCAAAGTGAAGAACGTCCAAATCACAAACGGCCATAGCTTCCGAGACAATTTCTTACAGGCCCAGTTTTCACCATTGCTCAACAGCAAACAACCTGTGTCCCTACAAgagttcttgaaacag TTGAGCGTAGTAGAAAACCTTATGGTAGGAATACATCCAGTGGTGGGAACTATAACTACACAGCTGatctttggaagaaggaCGGTTCCTGACAATGGGGCATGTATATCTGTAGTGCCGATTTTCAATACCTTGCCAGTAAAGAAGTTCTACGCCAAAACTGGTACCAACATCGGCAACGGTGAAGGAGACGGttatattcaatttcagtTGAAAAATATCTTTGGTGGTGCTGAAAACATTTCTTTCGATGCTGTAACAGGCACAAAGACCCTGTCGTCGTATTTGCTCAACTATAACCAACCAGTATTCAATAATGCTGACTACATTTCTGAGAATAGTTTCTCTACAAATACCAGAAAATGGGACTGGATCCAATCGAATGTGAAGACTTTTGGGTTTTCGAACAAGATATATACCCAATTCGATGGTCCTGTAAATCACGAGTTCACTGTAGAAAACTACTGGAAAGTACTCGAAAACTTGAACTCTAAGTCCATTGATGTCTACACACAATCTGGATCccatttcaagaactcaCTCATTTATAATGTCTCTTATGATACCAGAAACAACAAGCATCTACCCACACAAGGCAAATTCCTCAGATTTGGTGTGGAATACAATggcttgttcaagttcactACTTCTCCGTTTATCAAGTCTGTGTTTGAGTCTCAATTTGTGTATGCTTTTCCTAAAAACTGGTATACCTCTGTAATTTTGACTGGTAAATCTGGATTCTTGTTCCCCTTAAACAAGACCACATCTGTATTAGATCGTTTCTACATAGGTGGCCCCAATGATGTTCGTTCCTTTACCCTTAATGGACTTGGTCCAAAGGACTATAATTCCTCTATTGGAGGGGATATGTTTATAAATGGTGGTTTATCAttcatttccaagatcCCTCGAGTCAGCTCCGAatccaacttcaagttaCACAACTTTGTCAACTTTGGAAAATTGGTTCCCATGGACAAATCTGCTGGATTTGTTCGCAACTTCAAGTCCGTGGTTGGGGACTTCTCTCTAAGTTACGGGTTCGGAATTTTGTACAATCATCCTATGGCGAGGTTTGAACTCAACTTCGTTCTTCCACTAGTTGTTCATGATAGAGACTACGTGAGAAAAGGGTTACAGTACGGTATCGGTGTATCCTTCTTGTAA
- a CDS encoding predicted protein yields the protein MEYFRIKTEDATLVKTLKNKLESTSNLNKSLKIAKSNGVFQIHTTLTEIDELEPIVSQYESKVIYDTYLAETGLNTPTTLVSIVEQYCSSHTIPLTQDLIQLIPKKWSVYPPMILFGSNTFDSQIWQSLLLSIDSNDFFLYILSSSLFASNHSKLTHIAINKPIIESDVMRRPFNIRPIFGDFGPLPTNYDSPVDTDFSNAFWCTVVQNGIYQTWAPYYTMFSRGNIKEKARILDTYTDIKNNVVVDLYCGIGYFSLSYLKRGAKQLFCWDLNPWSIEGFRRAINGKYLYKIFRREDNFDYQIYKEATEDGTQVFIFQESNEHCLERLTTFPKNSLPIAHINLGLLPSSQNSWRITQKLKDDHSSQYISTFVHIHENVHVAEFDTFKSLVSDRFPTASIGHLETVKTFAPDVWHIVLDIKL from the coding sequence ATGGAATACTTTCGCATAAAAACTGAAGATGCCACTCTTGTCAAGACGTTGAAAAACAAGCTTGAATCGACTTCCAACCTTAATAAATCTTTGAAGATTGCAAAGTCTAATGGTGTTTTCCAGATTCATACAACGTTAACAGAAATTGATGAACTCGAGCCAATTGTTTCCCAATACGAATCCAAAGTAATTTACGACACATATTTAGCAGAAACTGGGCTCAATACTCCAACTACGTTAGTTTCAATAGTAGAACAATACTGTTCTTCTCATACTATACCTTTAACACAAGATTTGATCCAACTCATACCGAAGAAATGGTCAGTATACCCACCAATGATACTTTTCGGAAGCAATACTTTCGATTCACAAATATGGCAATCTCTTTTATTAAGCATAGACTCcaatgacttcttcttgtacaTACTTTCACTGTCTTTGTTTGCGTCCAATCATAGCAAGTTGACCCATATTGCCATTAATAAACCTATCATAGAATCTGATGTCATGAGGAGGCCCTTTAATATCCGACCCATATTTGGGGACTTTGGTCCATTACCCACGAATTACGACAGTCCAGTAGATACTGACTTTTCCAATGCTTTCTGGTGTACAGTTGTTCAAAATGGAATTTATCAGACCTGGGCACCTTATTATACAATGTTCTCCAGAGGAAACATCAAAGAGAAAGCAAGAATTCTCGATACTTATACAGACATAAAGAATAATGTAGTGGTTGACTTATACTGTGGAATAGGGTATTTCTCGCTTTCATACTTAAAGAGAGGTGCCAAACAGCTATTTTGTTGGGACTTGAATCCGTGGTCCATAGAAGGATTCAGAAGAGCCATTAATGGGAAGTACCTTTATAAGATCTTTAGAAGAGAAGATAACTTTGACTATCAGATATACAAAGAGGCGACCGAGGATGGTACTCAGGTGTTTATATTCCAAGAAAGTAACGAACATTGTCTTGAAAGATTGACAACGTTCCCAAAGAACAGTTTGCCTATCGCTCACATAAATTTGGGTTTATTGCCCAGTTCACAAAACTCGTGGAGAATTAcgcagaagttgaaagacGATCATTCGAGTCAATAcatttcaacttttgttCACATTCACGAGAATGTTCACGTAGCTGAATTCGACACTTTCAAGTCTCTAGTATCAGACAGATTTCCAACCGCCTCAATCGGGCATTTAGAAACAGTGAAAACATTTGCTCCTGATGTTTGGCATATTGTCTTGGATATTAAATTATGA
- a CDS encoding predicted protein: protein MAKKTHGKNLGKKGLMAALARHVVLEKSQSQLAKKEALQKEHSAQKQQSMKGGGKVNKNKKKQQLNLQKSGYIPFKKGDRVLLVGEGDFSFAKSIIAQQYIEPENLIATSYDSYDELVAKYPNVEDTVKSLIESGVKVIHEVDALNMVASLKLTPTPKSKKAKVELFADHANLDYIMFNFPHTGRGMKDVDRNIRDHQQLVLGYFKSCNQVFDIVNNQIKDDFAGYSASDDSTNVGKVILSLFDGEPYSSWGVKILGRSEGFRVDRSAKFDWPSYPEYHHRRTNSTRDTTKPAAERDARIYIFEKFDKKEADEKERRRRNDEDSDDN from the coding sequence ATGGCTAAGAAGACGCATGGAAAGAACCTTGGCAAGAAGGGACTCATGGCCGCTTTGGCTCGACATGTAGTTTTGGAAAAATCGCAACTGCAGTTGGCCAAAAAGGAAGCTTTACAGAAAGAACATCTGGCTCAGAAACAGCAATCTATGAAAGGAGGGGGGAAAGTTAAtaagaacaaaaagaaacaGCAGTTGAATTTACAAAAGAGTGGATACATACCATTCAAAAAAGGAGATAGAGTGCTCTTGGTAGGAGAAGGAGATTTCAGTTTTGCAAAATCGATCATAGCCCAACAGTACATTGAGCCAGAGAACTTGATTGCTACATCCTATGATTCCTATGACGAATTGGTAGCTAAATATCCCAATGTGGAAGACACTGTCAAACTGCTTATTGAAAGTGGAGTGAAGGTGATTCATGAAGTAGATGCTTTGAATATGGTAGCATCATTGAAGTTAACTCCAACACCAAAActgaagaaagcaaaagtAGAACTCTTTGCTGATCATGCAAATTTGGACTATATCATGTTCAACTTCCCTCACACGGGACGTGGGATGAAAGATGTAGACAGAAACATCAGAGATCACCAGCAGCTAGTTCTTGGCTACTTCAAGAGTTGTAACCAGGTTTTTGACATTGTTAATAACCAGATCAAAGACGATTTCGCAGGCTATTCTGCTTCTGATGATTCCACAAATGTCGGGAAAGTAATACTATCACTTTTTGACGGAGAACCGTACAGTTCTTGGGGAGTTAagattcttggaagaagcgAAGGTTTCAGAGTTGATCGGTCCGCCAAATTCGACTGGCCACTGTACCCAGAATATCACCATAGAAGAACAAACAGTACCAGAGATACTACCAAACCAGCAGCTGAAAGGGATGCTCGGATctatatttttgaaaagttcgataagaaagaagctgatgaaaaggaaagaaggAGGCGCAACGATGAGGATTCAGATGACAATTAG